A single genomic interval of Lewinellaceae bacterium harbors:
- the fabG gene encoding 3-oxoacyl-[acyl-carrier-protein] reductase — MNGKVTLITGGTRGIGKGLVEAFVSAGSHVAFTYRSSHQASDELIGAMKDSGVTIKGYASDAADYTQAEALVKQVLEDFGTIDVLINNAGITRDTLMLRMSEEQWDEVIHTNLKSAFNLTKQVLRPMMKARSGSIINMSSVVGVFGNAGQANYAASKAGLIGFTKSIAKELGSRNIRCNAIAPGFIETEMTGELSEETMKQYLQNIPLNRLGKVEDVAKLALFLASDDSSYITGQVLSVCGGLNI; from the coding sequence ATGAATGGGAAAGTCACACTCATCACCGGAGGTACCAGGGGCATAGGGAAAGGCCTTGTAGAGGCATTTGTCTCTGCAGGTTCTCATGTTGCCTTCACGTACCGGTCCAGCCACCAGGCATCCGACGAACTCATCGGAGCCATGAAGGATTCCGGCGTCACCATTAAGGGCTATGCATCGGATGCAGCCGATTATACCCAGGCGGAAGCACTGGTTAAGCAGGTACTGGAGGATTTTGGAACTATTGATGTACTGATCAATAATGCCGGCATAACCCGGGACACCCTCATGTTGCGTATGAGCGAAGAACAATGGGACGAGGTCATCCACACCAACCTGAAGTCCGCATTCAACCTCACGAAACAGGTGCTGCGGCCGATGATGAAAGCCCGGAGCGGGTCGATCATCAATATGTCCTCTGTAGTGGGTGTTTTCGGAAATGCGGGTCAGGCAAACTATGCTGCGTCCAAAGCCGGGCTCATCGGATTTACGAAATCAATTGCCAAGGAACTGGGATCCCGAAATATCCGTTGCAATGCTATCGCTCCGGGATTTATCGAAACCGAAATGACGGGAGAACTTTCCGAAGAAACCATGAAACAATACCTGCAAAACATACCGCTGAATCGCCTGGGCAAGGTCGAGGATGTGGCCAAACTGGCACTATTTCTGGCGTCCGATGACTCTTCCTACATTACCGGTCAGGTACTTAGTGTCTGTGGTGGTTTAAACATCTGA